The following coding sequences are from one Salvia hispanica cultivar TCC Black 2014 chromosome 3, UniMelb_Shisp_WGS_1.0, whole genome shotgun sequence window:
- the LOC125217140 gene encoding uncharacterized protein LOC125217140 → MSMMSNQRKQSDPVVGLRYRAGLSSGECYGTRYSPEASPQDDKLPNGGRGGYASGIGNFLDRQGGRGGGYSTTHRGFGEDDESSVYSEASSIPPPRHERGTVLEKKFKAATNFSGISSLSNVETSRENKIDGGIPSAPPFNDSSHINQVRDSRADAKPSLRTSGATEASTAEASVRASAVPSHPLPSKYPTFHASGLGYWYGVLSYDACVRLCLNSWAKGCMEAPAFLENECALLRDAFGLRNILLQSEDELMKKQNTELVSEGASVKAKKTIGKIKIQVRRVRMGLDAPTGCAFASSLKSSSMVKLDSLQLRLSNMKTVLSAERKALQRERVTPVMRISGSKLQQSMTYVVVGTRQCLKEVPVLIKVGYGAWRSSSTSHEDVPPESYTCLLKLKSSPEEDTVRMQPGSGETRVFLPDGLGDDLVIEVHDKKGKYCGNAVLQVADIVDESGEKLRSCYIYSEPEHEQVGKIQFSINYSTTLDENSHKCTSVAETIAYDCVLETAMKVQQFQQRNLLLNGSWKWLVNEFAAYFGVSDAYTKLRYLSYVMDVATPTADCLNLVHELLLPVVIKGKNKNTLSHQEGRILGEVSEEVEEMLTLLFESYKSLDESSPSGIADVFGPATGVAAPALTPALKLYKLLHDILSPEAQAKFCRYFQNAAKKRSRRHLSETDEFVSSSTDNTLMDPLALSTAYRKMKSLCWNVRNEILTDIQIHKQDLLPSFVDLPNLSSSIYSTELFSRLKAFLVACPPAGPTPPVVELVMATSDFQRDLALWNISPVRGGFDAKELFHMHITRWIQEKRLALLEFCKFDKVKFSSLPTQHSTTSFVDDIYERIKGTLSEYDVIISRWPEYTFTLENAIAEVEKAVVESLEKQYVEVLSPLKENSMLPIKLGLKYVQKFAKGHGGPYNVTSDLGVVLNSMKRLLDVLRPQIEAQVKSWGSCIPESGNMAPGDCLSEVTVMIRSKFRAYVQAVVDKLVENMNLHNATKLKKIIQEAKDHVIVSDLRQRMQPLKELVAGTIDQLHAVFDTPVFINICRGFWDHTGQDILKLLADRKENKSWYKASRVAVSVLDDTFASQMQQLLGNALQEKDLEPPQRIMEVRSMLCKDAQNHKDNYLF, encoded by the exons ATGTCTATGATGTCGAATCAGAGAAAACAATCTGATCCAGTTGTGGGATTGAGGTACCGAGCCGGGCTCAGCTCTG GGGAGTGCTATGGCACTCGTTACTCCCCTGAAGCGTCTCCGCAGGATGATAAACTCCCCAATGGCGGACGCGGTGGTTATGCTAGTGGGATTGGGAACTTTTTAGATCGACAAGGAGGGCGGGGTGGTGGATATTCAACTACACATCGTGGTTTTGGTGAGGATGATGAGTCATCAGTTTACTCGGAAGCAAGTTCTATTCCACCTCCTAGGCACGAAAGGGGAACTGTGCTTGAGAAAAAATTCAAGGCGGCCACCAATTTCTCTGGCATCAGTTCGTTGTCGAATGTGGAGACATCGAGAGAG AATAAGATTGATGGCGGTATCCCCAGTGCTCCTCCGTTCAATGACTCTTCGCATATCAATCAAGTTCGGGATTCTCGAGCTGATGCTAAACCTTCCTTAAGAACATCAGGTGCTACTGAAGCTAGTACCGCTGAAGCATCAGTGAG GGCTTCTGCAGTTCCCTCTCATCCTTTACCTTCTAAATATCCTACATTTCATGCAAG TGGGCTGGGTTACTGGTACGGTGTTCTCTCCTATGATGCATGTGTAAGGCTCTGTCTTAACTCCTGGGCCAAGGGCTGCATGGAAGCTCCTgcatttttggaaaatgaatGTGCATTGTTGAGGGATGCATTCGG GTTGAGAAACATATTGTTGCAGTCAGAGGACGAACTTATGAAAAAGCAGAACACAGAGCTTGTTAGTGAAGGAGCTTCTGTGAAGGCCAAAAAAACCATTGGCAAGATTAAAATTCAAG TGCGTAGAGTGAGAATGGGGCTGGATGCACCTACTGGCTGTGCGTTTGCATCATCTCTGAAGTCGTCATCTATGGTGAAGTTGGATTCCCTCCAACTTCGACTGTCGAACATGAAGACTGTCCTCTCTGCTGAGAGAAAAGCATTACAAAGAGAACGTGTAACCCCGGTGATGCGTATTAGTGGTTCTAAGTTGCAGCAAAGTATGACGTATGTCGTTGTGGGAACTCGTCAGTGTCTAAAAGAAGTGCCTGTGCTAATCAAAGTTGGATATGGTGCGTGGAGGAGCAGTTCGACATCTCACGAAGATGTTCCTCCTG AATCGTACACCTGtttgttgaaattgaaaagttCTCCTGAAGAGGATACAGTGCGAATGCAGCCGGGATCTGGTGAAACTCGTGTATT CTTGCCAGATGGACTTGGAGATGATCTGGTAATCGAAGTCCAtgataaaaagggaaaatattGCGGTAATGCTGTACTTCAGGTGGCTGATATTGTTGATGAATCG GGGGAGAAGCTTCGGTcatgttatatatatagtgagCCAGAGCACGAGCAAGTAGGGAAAATACAATTTAGCATTAATTACTCAACTACACTAGATGAAAACAGTCACAAG tGTACATCTGTTGCGGAGACCATTGCGTATGACTGTGTGTTGGAGACTGCAATGAAAGTCCAACAGTTTCAGCAAAGGAACTTATTGCTGAATGGATCATGGAAGTGGCTGGTCAATGAGTTTGCCGCTTATTTTGGAGTTTCCGATGCATATACAAAACTTAG ATATCTTTCATACGTTATGGATGTCGCCACACCAACTGCCGACTGTCTAAATTTGGTGCACGAGTTGCTGCTACCTGTTGTAATCAAAGGCAAAAACAAGAATACGCTGAGTCACCAAGAG GGTCGTATTTTGGGAGAAGTCTCTGAGGAAGTTGAGGAGATGCTTACATTGCTTTTCGAGAGTTATAAGTCACTTGATGAGTCGTCGCCCTCGGGCATAGCAGATGTGTTTGGACCTGCTACTGGAGTTGCGGCACCTGCTTTGACACCTGCTTTGAAACTTTACAAGCTTTTGCATGATATACTTTCTCCTGAGGCACAGGCGAAGTTTTGTCGATATTTTCAG AATGCTGCAAAGAAGAGGTCCAGAAGGCATTTGTCAGAAACAGATGAGTTTGTTTCGAGCAGCACAGATAATACATTGATGGATCCGTTGGCTTTATCTACTGCTTATAGGAAAATGAAATCACTTTGTTGGAATGTCAGAAACGAGATTCTGACTGATATTCAAATCCACAAGCAGGATCTTCTTCCCAG TTTTGTAGATCTTCCGAACCTTTCGTCGTCCATATACAGCACGGAGCTCTTCAGTAGGTTAAAGGCATTCCTCGTTGCATGCCCGCCTGCAGGACCAACACCACCTGTTGTTGAACTCGTCATGGCTACTTCTGATTTTCAAAGGGATCTTGCCTTATGGAATATTAG TCCTGTTAGAGGCGGGTTTGACGCTAAAGAGTTGTTTCACATGCATATAACCCGTTGGATCCAAGAGAAGCGTCTCGCTTTGCTTGAATTTTGCAAGTTTGACAAG GTAAAATTTTCCAGCCTACCAACACAGCACTCGACAACTTCTTTCGTTGATGACATCTATGAGAGGATAAAAGGGACGCTTTCCGAGTATGATGTCATAATCAGTCGATGGCCGGAATACACTTTTACACTGGAAAAT GCCATAGCAGAGGTTGAGAAGGCCGTCGTTGAGAGCTTGGAGAAGCAGTATGTCGAAGTTTTATCTCCACTGAAGGAGAACTCAATGCTGCCGATTAAATTGGGTCTCAAATATGTCCAGAAATTCGCAAAGGGACATGGCGGTCCTTACAACGTCACCAGTGAT TTAGGAGTGGTGCTGAATTCAATGAAAAGGTTGCTCGATGTGCTACGTCCCCAGATAGAAGCACAGGTGAAGTCTTGGGGCTCTTGCATTCCTGAAAGCGGAAATATGGCACCCGGAGATTGTCTCAGCGAGGTTACGGTGATGATTAGATCGAAATTTAGAGCTTATGTGCAAGCCGTCGTCGATAAACTCGTTGAAAAT ATGAATCTACATAATGCTACAAAGCTCAAGAAGATAATCCAAGAAGCGAAAGATCACGTGATAGTATCTGATTTACGACAGAGGATGCAACCTTTGAAGGAATTGGTTGCCGGTACCATAGATCAGTTGCACGCCGTATTTGACACTCCGGTCTTCATCAATATCTGTCGAGGTTTCTGGGATCACACCGGGCAG GATATCCTGAAGCTGTTGGCTGACAGGAAAGAGAACAAATCTTGGTATAAAGCTTCACGAGTCGCTGTTTCG GTTTTAGACGACACGTTTGCTTCCCAGATGCAGCAGTTGCTTGGCAACGCGCTGCAGGAGAAAGACCTCGAGCCCCCACAGCGGATCATGGAAGTGCGATCCATGCTGTGTAAAGATGCCCAGAATCACAAGGACAACTACTTGTTCTAG